The following are from one region of the Stigmatella ashevillena genome:
- a CDS encoding TIM-barrel domain-containing protein: MTVFRRGAGCARTFALLAAVASASAACHDDNRAEDAAQPPDTQTAVISGNARFEVLSPTLIRTEYAGDARFLDAPTFNAIGRDGFGKTSFTTRTEDGWLVIDTGALTLRYEVGSGQFTDENLVVRLKVGAQDVEARPWASQVIPTCALGVLCEAEGLALEGISEARDHTGFTGTGFAAGFEGTGTRVTFQVAPEAGGSYVLDLRYANGLGDPRTLTLTVDGGSARQFTLPRTGNWDSWGHMSLPLDLTAGPHVVALTRTKSDTGQLNIDSLALLKPGAAYPQSPKTCGFGERCEAEDLALNGRMHLATDHPDYTGNGFAAGFEGVGDSIGFDIDAPAAGDYELTARYANGFASQAGVTLTVEGGSSTPVPLPSTGNWDTWKPVTVPVHLAAGTHHVTLVRQATDAGNVNIDSLAIGPVGTGLPASASTAGEDCGFGSICEAESAGLSGGATTAKDHNGYSGKGFAAGLDVAGSQMTVRAVDVPAAGTYSLQLRYARGLKTPGAVTVQAGTGAASTLTLPPTSDWDSWRTVRTDVTLPGGTSDVRLSCPQAGGCVVNVDTVALTKTDAPLLAPHAALGGYRRGLDAFDGNNGSPILNPGLLYQDGWSLLDDTASAAYDPASGKPTPRAAHPGGYQDGYVFGYGQDYPRALGDLAKLTGPSKLLPRWAYGVWFSEYLDRTAADFQEALLPRFRKEGVPLDVLVVDTDFKAGNSWNGWEIDTRKFPDPKGFFDWARSQGLHTTLNMHPSILPTDPQFAAAQATAKGKLTQHTGGCSGGASECYTFDFGDPDQLKAFFGLHDTMKQQGTDFWWLDWCCDASEANIDGVTGDAWINQQYTDYTNSRIGRGFAFSRAFGSLQAGGYSNPTAVPTGPWADKRTTLPFTGDTTSTWGTLAAEVGFTSGEGAATGLSAISHDIGGHNGGLWGLPGSDVVDGQRTDKLPDDLYARWVQFGTFQPIDRLHSNHGDRLPWQYPGTAGESAKKFLNLREALVPYTYTLAREAEATGVPVVRPTYLAYPTEQDAYATAGSEYLYGSDVLVVPVTTPGNTATTTVWFPPGSSWTDWFTGKTYAGGTTQSITTGLDTMPVFVKSGGIVPTRSEDVTNDVQNPLDAVTLTVAAGAMGHASLFEDDGTTSDRKQSTRTDIRYTEGGQHAALRADGPDGSFAGQVQKRAWTVRFVGAQEPESVTIDGKAAPTDSWTWDAVSSVLTVKVAERPTSQGVDVAYQYR; the protein is encoded by the coding sequence ATGACAGTGTTTAGAAGAGGAGCGGGCTGCGCGCGTACGTTCGCGCTGCTCGCAGCGGTCGCGTCAGCCTCGGCGGCTTGCCACGACGACAACCGTGCCGAGGACGCCGCACAGCCCCCGGACACCCAGACGGCTGTCATCTCGGGCAATGCCCGCTTCGAGGTGCTCAGCCCCACGCTCATCCGCACGGAGTACGCGGGTGACGCCCGCTTCCTCGACGCCCCGACATTCAACGCCATCGGACGGGACGGCTTCGGCAAGACGAGCTTCACGACGCGTACCGAGGACGGCTGGCTCGTCATCGACACCGGCGCGCTGACGCTGCGCTACGAGGTGGGCTCCGGCCAGTTCACCGACGAGAACCTCGTCGTCAGGCTGAAGGTCGGCGCGCAGGACGTCGAGGCGCGCCCCTGGGCGAGTCAGGTCATCCCGACTTGCGCGCTCGGCGTGCTCTGCGAGGCAGAGGGCCTGGCGCTCGAAGGCATCAGCGAGGCGCGCGACCACACCGGCTTCACCGGCACCGGCTTTGCCGCGGGCTTCGAAGGGACTGGGACCCGCGTCACCTTCCAGGTCGCGCCCGAGGCGGGCGGCTCCTACGTCTTGGACCTGCGCTACGCGAACGGACTCGGCGACCCGCGCACGCTCACGCTCACGGTCGACGGCGGGTCAGCGCGCCAGTTCACGCTGCCGCGCACCGGCAACTGGGACTCCTGGGGCCACATGTCACTGCCCCTCGACCTGACTGCCGGGCCGCACGTGGTTGCCCTGACGCGCACCAAGTCTGACACGGGCCAGCTCAACATCGACAGCCTCGCGCTGCTCAAGCCCGGCGCCGCGTACCCGCAGTCGCCGAAGACCTGCGGTTTCGGCGAACGCTGCGAGGCCGAGGACCTCGCGCTCAACGGCCGGATGCACCTGGCGACCGACCACCCCGACTACACCGGCAACGGGTTCGCCGCGGGCTTCGAGGGCGTGGGTGACTCGATTGGCTTCGACATCGACGCGCCCGCCGCCGGCGACTACGAGCTGACCGCCCGCTACGCCAACGGCTTCGCGTCGCAGGCCGGCGTGACGCTGACGGTCGAGGGCGGTTCGAGCACCCCCGTACCCCTGCCGTCCACGGGCAACTGGGACACCTGGAAGCCCGTTACCGTGCCGGTGCACCTCGCGGCAGGCACCCACCACGTCACGCTCGTGCGACAGGCGACCGATGCTGGCAATGTCAACATCGACAGCCTGGCCATCGGCCCGGTCGGCACGGGCCTTCCCGCGTCGGCCAGCACGGCGGGGGAGGACTGCGGCTTCGGCAGCATCTGTGAGGCGGAGTCCGCAGGCCTGTCCGGCGGCGCGACGACCGCCAAGGACCACAACGGCTACAGCGGCAAGGGGTTCGCGGCTGGGCTCGACGTCGCTGGCTCGCAGATGACCGTGCGCGCGGTCGACGTTCCGGCAGCTGGCACGTACTCGCTGCAGCTGCGCTACGCCCGCGGGCTGAAGACGCCGGGCGCGGTGACCGTGCAGGCAGGGACGGGCGCGGCCTCCACGCTCACGCTGCCGCCCACGAGCGACTGGGACAGCTGGCGGACGGTGCGTACGGACGTCACCCTCCCCGGTGGCACCAGCGACGTGCGCCTGAGCTGTCCGCAAGCCGGCGGGTGCGTGGTCAACGTCGACACCGTGGCGCTGACGAAGACCGACGCGCCGCTGCTCGCGCCGCACGCCGCGCTCGGCGGCTACCGGCGTGGCCTCGACGCCTTCGACGGCAACAACGGCAGCCCGATCCTCAACCCGGGGCTTCTCTACCAGGACGGCTGGTCGCTGCTGGACGACACCGCCTCGGCGGCGTACGACCCGGCGTCGGGGAAGCCCACTCCCCGCGCCGCGCACCCTGGCGGCTACCAGGACGGCTATGTCTTCGGCTACGGCCAGGACTACCCACGGGCCCTCGGCGACCTCGCGAAGCTCACGGGTCCGTCGAAGCTGCTGCCGCGATGGGCGTACGGCGTCTGGTTCTCCGAGTACCTCGACCGTACCGCAGCCGACTTCCAGGAGGCCCTGCTCCCGAGGTTCCGCAAGGAGGGCGTGCCCCTCGACGTTCTCGTCGTCGACACCGATTTCAAGGCCGGCAACTCCTGGAACGGCTGGGAGATCGACACCCGCAAGTTCCCCGACCCCAAGGGGTTCTTCGACTGGGCGCGCTCGCAGGGCCTGCACACGACCCTGAACATGCATCCCAGCATCCTGCCGACCGACCCGCAGTTCGCGGCCGCGCAGGCGACCGCGAAGGGCAAGCTCACCCAGCACACTGGCGGCTGCTCGGGCGGTGCCTCCGAGTGCTACACCTTCGATTTTGGCGATCCTGACCAGTTAAAGGCGTTCTTCGGCTTGCACGACACGATGAAGCAGCAGGGCACCGACTTCTGGTGGCTCGACTGGTGCTGCGACGCCAGCGAGGCCAACATCGACGGCGTCACCGGTGATGCGTGGATCAACCAGCAGTACACCGACTACACGAACTCCCGCATCGGCCGCGGCTTCGCGTTCTCCCGCGCGTTCGGCTCGCTGCAGGCGGGCGGTTACAGCAACCCGACCGCGGTGCCGACCGGGCCGTGGGCGGACAAACGCACGACGCTGCCCTTCACCGGTGACACCACCTCGACGTGGGGGACCCTTGCGGCCGAGGTTGGCTTCACCTCCGGCGAGGGTGCTGCCACCGGCCTGTCGGCGATCAGCCACGACATCGGCGGGCACAACGGCGGCTTGTGGGGCCTCCCCGGCTCGGACGTTGTCGACGGCCAGCGCACGGACAAGCTGCCCGACGACCTGTACGCCCGCTGGGTCCAGTTCGGCACCTTCCAGCCGATCGACCGCCTGCACAGCAACCACGGCGACCGGCTGCCCTGGCAGTACCCGGGCACCGCGGGCGAGTCGGCGAAGAAGTTCCTCAACCTGCGCGAGGCGCTCGTGCCGTACACCTATACGCTCGCGCGTGAGGCGGAGGCGACCGGCGTCCCGGTTGTGCGGCCGACGTACCTTGCGTACCCGACGGAGCAGGACGCGTATGCGACGGCCGGCAGCGAGTACCTGTACGGCTCGGACGTGCTCGTCGTGCCGGTGACCACACCCGGGAACACCGCCACAACCACGGTGTGGTTCCCGCCGGGCAGCTCGTGGACCGACTGGTTCACCGGCAAAACGTACGCGGGCGGCACGACCCAGAGCATCACCACCGGGCTGGACACCATGCCGGTGTTCGTCAAGTCCGGCGGGATCGTGCCCACGCGCAGCGAGGACGTCACCAACGACGTCCAGAACCCGCTGGACGCGGTCACGCTCACGGTGGCGGCGGGCGCGATGGGGCACGCCAGCCTCTTCGAGGACGACGGCACGACCTCCGACCGCAAGCAGAGCACCCGCACGGACATCCGCTACACCGAGGGCGGCCAACACGCGGCGCTCCGTGCCGACGGCCCTGACGGGTCATTCGCCGGGCAGGTGCAGAAGCGCGCGTGGACTGTGCGGTTCGTGGGCGCGCAAGAGCCGGAGTCGGTGACCATCGACGGCAAGGCGGCGCCGACCGACAGCTGGACCTGGGACGCCGTGAGCAGCGTCCTGACGGTCAAGGTGGCCGAGCGTCCAACGAGCCAGGGTGTGGACGTGGCCTACCAGTACAGGTAG
- a CDS encoding fascin domain-containing protein: MLHFKRSKLFLGAACSALFLTGACTPVSSSPDEQGDVTEAASSPLLISGVSFKTVLGSRYVGARNNGGSDVIATSTVAQAWEKFTIDDINGGALESGDSIFIIAGTGQYFQAANGGGSTLNAASGSRLGWETFRIVKQSGSGPIANGDIVGLQTVTTGNWVSAENGGGSTVFAYGAALGSWERLTISGLSGGTTPPPSTTGCDSPGLVWKTANKTNYTSYPDPGSEECVKYNGCTWAGQFAACSGKKSEAWVAAHNIVALFPNMNALKLHDLCLKSGSKTIVVTVLDTCADSDCSGCCTQNRGNADALIDLESYTNARWGVPDGRIQWADLGPTKGSGCD; the protein is encoded by the coding sequence ATGCTCCATTTCAAACGTTCAAAGCTGTTCCTGGGTGCCGCGTGCTCGGCGCTGTTTCTCACGGGTGCGTGCACCCCGGTAAGCAGTTCGCCTGATGAGCAGGGCGACGTCACAGAGGCCGCCTCAAGTCCGTTGCTCATCTCCGGCGTGAGCTTCAAGACGGTGCTCGGCAGTCGATACGTGGGCGCTCGAAACAACGGTGGCAGCGATGTGATCGCGACGTCGACGGTCGCGCAAGCGTGGGAGAAGTTCACGATCGATGACATCAACGGTGGGGCCCTCGAGAGTGGAGACTCGATCTTCATCATCGCGGGCACCGGGCAGTACTTTCAGGCCGCGAACGGCGGCGGCTCGACGCTGAACGCCGCCAGCGGGAGTCGCCTTGGCTGGGAGACGTTCCGCATCGTCAAGCAGAGCGGGAGCGGCCCGATCGCCAACGGCGACATCGTCGGCCTGCAGACGGTAACGACTGGCAATTGGGTGTCGGCGGAGAACGGCGGCGGCAGCACGGTGTTCGCGTATGGCGCCGCGCTTGGCTCGTGGGAGCGGTTGACGATCTCTGGCTTGTCCGGAGGCACAACGCCTCCGCCGTCCACGACGGGCTGTGACTCTCCCGGCCTCGTCTGGAAGACGGCCAACAAGACCAACTACACGTCGTACCCGGATCCGGGCAGCGAGGAGTGTGTCAAGTACAACGGCTGCACGTGGGCAGGACAGTTTGCGGCGTGCTCAGGGAAGAAGTCGGAGGCGTGGGTGGCGGCGCACAACATCGTCGCTTTGTTCCCCAACATGAACGCGCTCAAGCTCCATGACCTTTGCTTGAAGTCCGGCTCGAAGACCATCGTGGTCACCGTGCTCGACACGTGCGCCGACTCGGACTGCAGTGGTTGCTGCACCCAGAACAGAGGGAACGCCGACGCGCTGATCGACCTCGAGAGCTATACCAATGCGCGTTGGGGCGTCCCCGACGGCAGGATCCAGTGGGCGGACCTCGGTCCGACCAAGGGTAGCGGCTGCGACTGA
- a CDS encoding PadR family transcriptional regulator: protein MARENTCQFAILGMLCREPMSGYGLRQAIEQTVGHFWQESYGNLYPTLVRMEGEGLVALDREEHSPGGRVRKVYRVTAEGRRELAKWLRRPVVPHVERNELLLKLFFGARVGPEASLAQVEHSRAEAEGLLAALRRIDEDVRRSREGHPDLSYWHLSVRAGLLGLEAHLRWCDEAREALQRLARTEDSKEKEERDER, encoded by the coding sequence GTGGCCCGAGAGAACACCTGCCAGTTCGCCATCCTGGGGATGCTGTGCCGGGAGCCCATGAGCGGTTACGGCCTGCGCCAGGCCATCGAGCAGACGGTGGGGCACTTCTGGCAGGAGAGTTACGGCAACCTGTACCCGACGCTGGTGCGGATGGAGGGCGAGGGGCTGGTCGCGCTCGACCGGGAGGAGCATTCGCCAGGCGGGCGGGTTCGCAAGGTGTACCGGGTGACGGCGGAAGGGCGGCGGGAACTCGCGAAGTGGTTGCGTCGGCCGGTGGTGCCCCACGTGGAGCGAAACGAGTTGCTGCTCAAGCTCTTCTTCGGCGCCCGGGTGGGACCGGAGGCCTCGTTGGCGCAAGTGGAGCACAGCCGGGCCGAGGCCGAGGGGCTGCTGGCCGCGCTGCGGCGCATCGACGAGGACGTCCGCCGCTCGCGCGAGGGCCACCCGGATCTGTCCTACTGGCACCTGTCCGTGCGCGCGGGATTGCTCGGACTGGAAGCGCACCTGCGCTGGTGCGACGAGGCCCGAGAGGCACTCCAGCGTC